Below is a window of Chloroflexota bacterium DNA.
GGGACTCACTGCGGCCGGAGTAGACGGTGAGCGAGCCGGGGCCGGAGTCCTCGCCCTCGCACGCAAGGGCCGCTGCGCCGACCAGCGCGGCCACGCACAAGAGGGCGAGCCAGGGAGCTATTGCACGGTGATTCCCGGCATGACGCCATACCACTAGCAACCTCCACGTTTGCATGGACTAACCTCCAGAAGATGTAAGGTGTCCCTTATGCTCCAAGGCTGCAAGGGACATTCAAAAGCAAGCGATTCTTGGTATAGCACACACTCTATAACGTGTCAACACATATTTCTTATTAATACATACTAATCAAGGCGCATGTCCGCAGAAACACCCAGTTTCGCATCAATGAGTTTCAGCCATAGGTAGCGCGAATACCCCGCGCCGACGCCTCCGTGTCGCATTCTTGGGTCAAACGTGCGCGGGAGATCATTGACGCGGCGCGACGCTCGGGTGCTACCATCTCGTCAACCCATTCAGAAGCGCCCTGGAGGCCGTATGGACACGCTTGAAGCCCTGGTTCAGGCCGTGGAGACGTGCACCGACTGCACGCTGTGCGAGCAGCGCACGCGGAGCGTGCCGGGGGAGGGGCCGGAGCGACCGGACATCATGCTCATCGGCGAGGGGCCGGGGTACCACGAGGACCAGCAGGGGCGGCCCTTCGTGGGGCCCGCCGGCAAGCTGCTGGAGGACCTGCTCGCCGGCATCGGGCTGACGCGGCGCGACGTGTACATCGCGAATGTCGTGAAGTGCCGGCCGCCGAACAACCGCGACCCGCTGCCGGACGAGATCCAGGCGTGCCGCAAGTACCTTGACCAGCAAATCCGGCTGCTGGACCCGCCGGTCATCGTCACGTTGGGGCGATTCTCAATGGCCCGCTTCATGCCGGGGGCGACAATCTCGCGCGTTCACGGCAAGCCGGTGCAGTGGGGGAAGCGC
It encodes the following:
- a CDS encoding uracil-DNA glycosylase, with product MDTLEALVQAVETCTDCTLCEQRTRSVPGEGPERPDIMLIGEGPGYHEDQQGRPFVGPAGKLLEDLLAGIGLTRRDVYIANVVKCRPPNNRDPLPDEIQACRKYLDQQIRLLDPPVIVTLGRFSMARFMPGATISRVHGKPVQWGKRTIFPMYHPAAALHQGSLRRYLEEDIRKLPALVEEARRAAVTAVEEEPPPEPEQLKML